The genomic region GACGCGCCCGACCTGGACGCGGCGGCGGACGCGGCCGCTTGGTCGATCTTCTTCAACGCAGGGCAGATGTGCACCGCCGGCTCCCGGCTGCTGGTGCAGCGCCCGGTCGCCGAGCGGGTGCTGGCCCGGATCCAGGCCCGCGCCGCCGACTTCGCCCCCGGCGACCCGCTCGACCCGGCGACCAGGATGGGTCCCTTGATCAGTGCCTGGCAACAGGGTCGCGTGCGGGCGCACGTGGCACAGGCGGTCAGCGAGGGTGCGGAGCTGCGGCTCGGCGGTGCACCGGTGGAGACCGGTTTGCGCGGACCGTACTTCGCGCCGACCGTGCTCACCGGGGTGCGGCCGGAGCAGCGGATCGCCCGCGAGGAGGTCTTCGGGCCGGTGCTATCGGTGCTGGTCTTCGACACCGAGGAGGAGGCGGTCCGGCTGGCCAACGACAGCGACTACGGCCTGGCCGCGGCGGTGTGGACCGGGGATCTCGGGGTGGCGCACCGGGTCTCGCGGCGGCTGCGCGCGGGCACGGTCTGGGTGAACTGCTACGAAGAGGGGGACGAGAGCGTGCCCTTCGGCGGGATCGGGCTTTCCGGGCACGGCCGGGACAAGTCGCGGCACGCGCTGGAGAAGTTCACCGACCTGACCACGACCTGGATCAGCCTGCCGTGACCCGCTCGGCCAGCACCGCGCCGCCGTCCCAGGTCACGCCGACCTGGCAGAAGTAGGCGTCCAGCGGCTCCTCGACGGTGAGGTCGGCCAGCTCCTCGGTGGGGGCGTCGAACAGGCGCAGCTCCGCCCTGCCGCGCCAGGGGTGCCCGGTCTCGACTGAGGCCGCGCCGGAGGAGATGAGCTGGGCCAGCGCGTCCGGGCCGCCGCGTTCGATGCCGGGCAGCCAGCGGTGGTGCGCCATCGGGTGGGCGTTGACAAAACCGTTGCGCGCAGCGGGTTCCACCAGCTCCACCACCGCCTCGGCCAGTCGCCGGTCCGCTGCCGCCAGGGTCGCGCCGAAGCGGGCTCCCGGCTCGATCCGCGGGGCGGGGCCGTAGGGGTGTGGGCGGGTCTGGTGGATGCTGCCCAGCTTCTTCGGATAGCCCTGGTGCAGGCCGCGGGCGAGGGCGAAGTCCTTGTCCACCCAGATGTAGACGCACCGCGAGTAGACCCGGCCCTCGAACTCACAGCGCACCACCACAAAACACTCCTTGTACTGGCTGCGCACCGGGTCCAGCAGCTCGGCCCGACCGTCCGAACAGGACTGCCAGTCGGCCCAGATCACCGCCACCGCACCGGGATCCTCGGGCGCGGGCCGCAGCGGCGGCGGGAGCAGGGCGGCCACCTTGGCCGGGTCGGTGCGGTACTCCACGGTGAGCAGGTCGCCGGAGTAGTGCCACGGGGGTGGTGGCACCAGCGCGGCCCGGCCGCTGGGGGTGCGCGGGTAGAGGAAGCCCTGCATGCCCCAGTTATAACGTTTGGACCCAAACGACACAACGGCTGGCAGAATGCGGACATGACCACGGTGTCGACCACCGCCGGCGCCGTGCGCGGCGTCCTGACCAGCGGCGTCCGCCCGGCGGTCGCGCCCGGCCTGGCCGCGCTCCAGGACCCCGCGCCGAGCCGCCTGGTGCCCAAGGCGGTGCCCGGCTTCGGCGAGGACTGCCTCACCGTCAACGTCTGGGCTCCGGCCGACGCCGAGGGCCTGCCCGTGCTGGTGTGGCTGCACGGCGGCCTGTTCCAGCTCGGCTCGGCCTCGGCCGCCTGCTACTCCGGCGCGCACCTGGCCCGCCGCGGCCTGGTCGTGGTCGGCGTGAACTACCGCCTCGGCGCGCTCGGCTACCTGCGCACCACCGCGGGCGAGGGCAACTTCGGCCTGCTGGACCAGCTCGCCGCGCTGGAGTGGGTGCGGGAGAACATCACCGCCTTCGGCGGCGACCCCGGCCAGGTCACCCTCGCCGGACAGTCCGCTGGCGCCTAAGAAGCCTTCGCCGGGTCGCCGCTGCTGGCGGGCACGCCGGAGCAGCAGCGGGAGCTGGTGGAGGCGGCGCAGACCGAGTGGGTCCGGTTCGCCCGCACTGGTGACGCGGGCTGGCCCGGGTACACCCTTGACGAGCGACAGGTACTGGCCTTCGACCTGCCCAGCGAGCTGGTGCGGCTGGTTCCGCCCGCGGTGATCGGTCGCTGACCAGGTTTCTCGGGGATCGGCTGAACCTCCACCGTGCTCCGGCAGGTACTACGGGCAGCCGGACGACGAGGAGCGACTGTGGTCATCCCAGGGTGGGAACGGGACTACGCCGAGTACTTCACCGCGCGTGCCCCCGCCCTGCGGCGACTGGCGTACGCGATGTGCGGGGACTGGCACCTGGCCGAGGACCTGGTGCAGGCCACCTTCATCCGGCTGTACCGGTCCTGGCGGCGGATCCGGCGGGAGACCGTCGACGCCTACGCCCGCCGTGTGCTGGTCAACGTCTTCCTCAGCAGCACGCGCGGCAAGGGCCGGGAGCACAGCGTGGCCGACCCGCCGGAGCGGCCGGCCGCGCCGGTCCGGGACAGCGACACCCGGCTGGACCTGGCCGCCGCGCTGGCCGGTCTGCCGCCCCAGCAGCGGGCCATGGTGGTGCTGCGCTACCTGGAAGACCTGCCGATAGCCGAGGTCGCGAGGCTGCTCAAGGTGGCACAGGGCACGGTCAAGAGCCAGGCGGCGCGTGGGGTCGCCGCACTGCGGGCCCGGCTCGGCGAGGCCGCGCTGGCCGAGATGACGGAGGAGTGACGGACGTGGAAGAGCGGACCCTGGGCGAGCAGTTGCGGGCCTACGTGCACACCGATGAGCCACCGCTGCGGCTGGACCTCCAGGAGACCCTGGCGGCCGGACGCCGGTCGCGGCGGCGCAGGCGGATCGGCACGGTGGCCGCGGCGGCGGCCGGGGTGGTGGTGATCGCGGTGGCTGCGGCGGTGCTGCCGGGTGATGGCCCGGCGCTCAGCCCAGCCGCCAGGTGCGGCAAACTTGAACAGAACCGGGAATCCACCATGCCACTCTGGCTGCCTCGGCACGAGGAGCCCCTGCGGAAACCGGCCGAGCCCAGCGAGCACGCAGTCAAGCGCCTGACCTGCGTGCTGCGCGAGGTGCTGCTGCCCGCCCTGCCCCACGGCGCGACCCTCGCCCGGCCCGAGAAGACCGGCAGCGGGCTCGTCCCGGCGGGAGCGGCGACCGAGGTGTGGGCGGTGGACCTGGACGGCGAGCCCCGCTACCAGCTCATGGTGGACGTGACCGACGCGAAGGGCACCGGTTCGGTCTCGGTGACCATCGGCCTGAGCACCAAGCGGAGCCTGGCGGAGAAGACGCGACTGTGCACGGATCTTGGGCAGTCCGCCGACCGGAACTGCTTGGTGCGCAAGGGGTCCAGGGGGGAGACGGTGATCGCGCTCAGCGGCAGCGGCCTGCACCCCGGGCAGATCATGCACAGCGTCGACGTGCACCACGCGGGCACCAGCATCTCCCTGTTCGCCACCAACTTCTCCCACAACCCGAAGATGGTCGACGCACCGGAGGGGTCGGGCCGGATCGCGGACGCCGTGGTGGCACGGCCGGAGCCGCCGATCAGCCTGGAGGCGCTGACCACCGCCGCCACCACGCCCGAACTGGCCCTCTTCCCCACACCCTGACCGAGCTCCGCCACTCCGGCCGCGCGGATACAGTGCCCTGATGCCGGAACTGCAACTCCTCCACACCGATCACGCGCCCGCCGTGCTCGCCTTCGAGCTGGCGAACCGCGCCTACTTCGCCGCCTCCGTGCCCGACCGCGGCGACGACTACTTCGCCAACTTCGCCGAACGCCACCAGGCCCTGCTCGCCGAGCAGGAAGCCGGGATCTGCCGCTTCCACCTGCTGCTGGCCGAGGACGGCGAGGTGCTCGGCCGGATCAACCTGCTCGATCTGGCCGACGGCTCGGCCGAGCTGGGTTTCCGGATCGCGGAGAAGGCGGCGGGCCGTGGCCTGGCCACCAGCGCGGTGAACCAGATCTGCGCGCTGGCGGCCACGGACTACGGACTGACCTCCCTGAGGGCACGGGCGGCCGTGCACAACGCCGGGTCGCGGGCCGTGCTCACCAAGGCCGGGTTCACCGTCACCGGTGAGGTGGTGCTCAGCGGGTGTCCCGGGTTGCGGTTCGAGCGGGCGCTGGGCTCAGTCTGAGTCCTCCCGGTGCGCGCGCAGGGAACCGGCGTGCGCCTTGGCGGTGGGGTCGCGGCGGGTCTTGAGCAGGCTGGCCACGGTGACCACCACCAGCACCCCGATGATCACGGTGAGGCTGACCGCGGTGGAGATCTCCGGCACCCGCTCGTCGATGTCCACGTGCGCCCAGTGCAGCATCAGCTTCACGCCGATGAAGGCCAGGATCAGCGCCAGGCCGGTGGACAGGTACACCAGGCGGTCCAGCAGACCCTTGACCAGGAAGTACAGCGCGCGCAGGCCGAGCAGGGCGAAGGCGTTGGCGGTGAAGACGATGTAGGGCTGCTCGGTGACGCCGAAGACCGCGGGGATGGAGTCCAGCGCGAAGAGCAGGTCCACGCTGCCGATGGCCAGCAGCACCACGAACAGCGGGGTGGCCAGCCGCTTGCCGTCGACCTTGGTGAACAGCCTGCCGCCGACATAGGTGTCGGTGGTGGGGAACAGGCGGCGCGCGGTGCGCACCATGATGTTGTTCTCCACGTCCGGGTCCTCGTTGCGGTGCCGGAACAGCTGCACCGCGGTGAAGACCAGCAGCAGGCCGAAGATGAGGAACATGAAGGAGAACAGCGACAGCAGCGTGGCGCCCAGCGCGATGAAGATCGCGCGCATGATCAGCGCGAGCACGATGCCGAAGGTGAGCACCTTGTGCTGGTGCTCCTCCGGCACCGCGAAGGTGGTCATGATGATCACGAAGACGAACAGGTTGTCGACCGAGAGGCTCTTCTCCACGATGTAGCCGGCGAAGTACTCGGTGCCGAACTGCCCGCCGTACTGCCAGGCGAACCACACGCCGAAGCCGATCGCGACCAGGATGTAGACCACCGACCAGGTGGTCGCCTCGCCGAAACCGACCTTGTGCGGGCGCACCGCGGCCAAGATGAGGTCGATCGCGAGCAGGGCGATGACCAGGCTGATGGTCACCGCCCAGGTGAAAACACTGATCTCCAGCATGTCCACAGTCAACCTGGTCACCGGGCCGCGATGGCGGACCGACCCGCCGGTGTGACCGCATCAGGTGCCCGTCGCGCGCCCGGCAGCACCCGCTGCACCACCACGAAGGCGAGCAGCAGCAGCCCGATCACGATCTTGGTCCACCAGGAGCTGAGCGTGCCCTGGAAGGAGATCAGGGTCTGGATCACGCCCAGCACCAGCACCCCGGCCAGCGATCCGGCCAGGTAGCCCGCGCCGCCGGTGAGCACGGTGCCGCCGATCACCACCGCCGCGATCGCGTCCAGCTCCATGCCCACCGCGTGCAGGCTGTAGCCGGAGAGCATGTACACGCTCAGCAGCAGCCCGCCGAGCGCGGAGCAGAACCCGCTGATCACGTATACGCCGACCTTGACCCGCCCGGCGGACAGGCCCATCAGCCGCGCGGATGCCTCACTGCCGCCGACCGCGTACACGGTGCGGCCGAAGCGGGTCAGGTGCAGCACGTAGGCCGCCACCGCCGCGGTCAGCAGCGCGACCAGCACACCGTAGGTGATGTTGAGCCCGCCGAGGTCAAGGGTGGCGGTGGCCACCGCGCGGAACGCCGGGTCCTTGATCGGGATGGACTCCACGCTGATCACGAAGCACAGGCCGCGGGCCAGGAACATCCCGGCCAGGGTGACGATGAACGGCTGGATGTCGAAGTGGTGGATCACCAGCCCCATCAGCAGGCCCAGCACCGAGCCGATGGCCAGCACCGCGGCCACCACCACCGGCACCGGCCAGCCCGCCCGCAACCCGGTCGCGGTGACCATTGTGGACAGTGCCACCACCGAGCCGACCGACAGGTCGATGCCGCCGGTGAGGATGACGAAGGTCAGGCCGACCGCGAGCACCACGAGAAAGGCGTTGTCCACCAACAGGTTCAGCAGCACCTGGCCGCTGGCGAAACCCGGGTAGGCCACCGCGCCCACGCCGAAGACCAGTGCGAACAGGGTGTAGGTGACCAGCACCGGCCGGAACCGGGCTGGCAGGAAGGTCTTGGTCACGGCGTGGCCGCCTTCGTGGTCTCGGCACGGGCCGGCGCCAGGCGGCGCAGCAGCGCGCGGGCCTTCGGCGCCTGGGCCAGGCACACGCAGATCACCACGATCGCCTTGAGCACCAGGGTGACCTCCGGGGCGACGCCGACCGTGTGGATGGTCGTGGTCAAGGTCTGGATGATCAGCGCGCCGAGCACGGTCCCGGCCAAGGAGTAGCGGCCGCCGGCCAGCGAGGTGCCGCCGATGACCACGGCCAGGATCGCGTCCATCTCGATCCACAGCCCGGCGTTGTTGGCATCCGCCGCGCTCACGTTCGAGCTGATCATCAGCCCGGCCACGCCCGCGCACAGCGCGGCGAAGACGTAGCAGGTCCAGATGATCCGGCGGGAGCGCACCCCGGCCAGCCTGCTCGCCTCCGGGTTCACCCCGACCGACTCGATCAGCAGGCCGAGCGCGGTCCGCCTGGTCAGCAGCGCGATCGCGGCCACCGCGGCGCCGCTGATCAGGATCGACACCGGCAGCACCAGGTGACCGGCGCCGACCGCCCGGTAGGCGCTGTTGTCCACGGTGACGATCTGTCCCTCGGTGAGCAGCATGGCCAGGCCGCGGCCCGCGGTCATCAGCACCAGCGTGGCGATGATCGGCTGGATGCCCAGCGCGGCCACCAGGAACCCGTTCCACAGGCCCAGCACCAGGCACAGGCCCAGCGCCAGCGCGATCGCGGTGACCGCGGTGCCCGCACCGCCGGGATCGGCCGAGCCGGCCAGGTGCGTGCAGGCCACCGCGCCCGCGATGGCGGCCACCGCGCCGACGGAGAGGTCCACCCCGCGGGTGGCGATGACCAGGGTCATGCCCAGCGCGACCAGCAGGGTGGGCGCGCCGTTGTTGAGGACGTCGACCAGGCTGCCGTAGAGGTGCCCGTCCTGGAAGCGCAGCGCGAAGAACGCGGGCGCCAGCACCAGGTTGAGCGCCAGCAGCGCGCCCAGGGCCAGCAGCGGCCACCACAGCCGGGACTTCACGAGACCGCCCTCTCCGTCACCGTTCCGCTGGCGATCAGCTCGACCACCTCGTCCACGCTGGCGCTCGCGCCGTCCAGCTCGGCGACCTTGTGCCGGTCGCGCAGCACCACCACCCGGTCGGCGATCCGGACCACCTCTTCCAGTTCCGCGGAGATGAACAGCACCGCCATGCCCTCCGCGGCCAGGTCGGTGACCAGCTGCTGGATCTGGGCCTTGGCGCCGATGTCGATGCCGCGGGTCGGCTCGTCCAGGATCAGCAGCCGGGGCTTGGTCACCAGCCAGCGGGCCAGCAGCACCTTCTGCTGGTTGCCGCCGGAGAGCGAGCCCACCGGCGCCTCCGGGTTGGCCGGCCGGATGTCCAGTGCGGCAAGGTATTTGGCCACCAGCTCGTCCTGGGTGCGGCGGGGCAGCGGCCGGGCCCAGCCGCGGGCGGCCTGGCTGGCCAGCACCAGGTTCTCCCGCACGCTGAGGTCGGCCACCAGGCCCTCGCCCTTGCGGTCCTCCGAGCAGAAGCCGATCCCGGCCGCGATCGCGCCGCGCGGCCCGCGCGCCCGCAGCGGCCTGCCCTCGACCAGCAGCCTGCCGGAGTCGGCGCGGTCGGCCCCGGCCAGCAGCCTGGCCAGCTCGGTGCGGCCGGAGCCCAGCAGCCCGGCCAGCCCGACGATCTCCCCGGCGCGGATCTCCAGGTCGAACGGCGCGATCGCGCCCCGGCGGCCGAGGCCCTCGGCGCGCAGCAGCACCGGCGCGGCCGGGCGTTCCTGGTGCGCGGCCCGCTCGATCTCGGCCAGGGTGCCCAGCTCACGGCCGAGCATCGCGCCGACCAGCGACCGCCGGTCCAGCTCCGCGGTGCGGTACTCGCCGACCAGGCAACCGTTGCGCAGCACGGTCATCCGGTCGGCGATGGCGTAGACCTGGTCCAGGAAGTGCGAGACGAACAGGATCGCCACGCCCTCGGCGCGGAGCACCCGGATGATCCGGAACAGCTCCGCCACCTCCTCGGTGTCCAGGCTGGAGGTCGGCTCGTCCAGCACCAGCACCCGGCAGTCCACCGCGATCGCCCTGGTGATCGCGACCAGCTGCCGCACCGCGATCGGGTGCACGTGCAGCGCGGAGGCCGGGTCGATGTCCAGCCCGATCCGCGCCAGCAGCCCGGCGGCCTTGGCGCGCATGGCTTTGCCGTCGATCCGGCCGAACCTGCGCGGTTCCCGGCCGAGCAGGATGTTCTCCGCCACGGTGAGGTTGGGGCACAGGTTCACCTCCTGGTACACCGTGCTGATCCCGGCCTGCTGGGCCTGTCCCGGCGTGGCGAACTCGACCACCTCGCCGTGCAACCGCACCACGCCGGCGTCCGCGGTGTGCACCCCGGTGAGGGTCTTGATCAGGGTGGACTTGCCCGCGCCGTTCTCGCCCATCAGCGCGTGCACCTCGCCGGGGAACAGCCGGAAGTCGACCTCCTGCAGCGCCTTGACCCCCGGGAAGGACAGGGAGATCCCGCGCATGTCGACGACCGGCTCGGCGGCGGGTGTCGGGGACTCGGTCATGGATCGGCCTTCGTCGTCCGGCTCCTGGGTCAGTACTGGCGGGTCGGCAGCGCGGCCTTGGCCTGCTCGCTGGTGAAGGTGCCCTCCTCGGTGACCACCCGCGGCGGCACCTGCTCACCGGCCAGCACCTTCTTGGTCAGCTCCATCAACTGCTTGCCCAGCAACGGGTTGCACTCCACGATGAAGTTGATCTCACCGTTGGCCAGCGCCTGCATGCCGTCCCGGACCGCGTCCACGGTGATGATCCGGATGTCCTTGCCCGGCGTCTTGCCGGCGGCCTTGATCGCCTCGATCGCGCCCAGCCCCATGTCGTCGTTGTGCGCGTACACCACGTCGATCTTGGGGGTGGACTTCAGGAACGCCTCCATCACCTGCTTGCCGCCGGAGCGGGTGAAGTCACCGGTCTGCGAGGCCACCACCTTGACCTCCGGCCGGGCGGCGATCTTCTCCTCGAAGCCCTTCTTGCGGTCGATCGCGGGCGCCGCGCCGGTGGTGCCCTGGAGCTCGACCACGTTCACCGGGCCCTGGGAGTTGGTCAGCAGCCAGTCCGCGGCCTTGCGGCCCTCCTCGACGAAGTCCGAGCCGAGGAAGGTGCGGTAGAGCGAGGTGTCCTCGGAGTCGATCGCCCGGTCGGTCAGGATCACCGGGATGTTGGCCCGCTTGGCCTCCAGCAGCACGGTGTCCCAGCCGGTCTCCACCACCGGGCTGAAGGCGATCACGCTGACCTTCTGCTGGATGTAGGAGCGGATCGCCTTGATCTGGTTCTCCTGCTTCTGCTGCGCGTCGGAGAACTTCAGCTCGATGCCCGCGGCCTTGGCCGCCTCCTGGATCGACTTGGTGTTGGCGGTGCGCCAACCGCTTTCGGCGCCCACCTGGGCGAAGCCCATGGTGATCGCGCCACCCGGACCGGCGGGCGGCTGGCCACCGGCACAGGCGGCGAGTGCGCTCAACAGGACCACGCTGGCGGCGGTCGTGATCTTCTTCAGCACGGATTCCTCCGATGGAGCGGTTGGTGGGCCACAAGAGTGAGCGCTCACAACTTTCTCGTCAAGCCGCCGGTAACGGGAATGTCGCGGCGTTGACACCTCTTCGAGCCCTGGTTATGTTAGCGCTCACTTTTGTGACCCGGAGCACCTTCCCCTTCGAGACGGAAGCACGGTCATGCCGGTAACCCCTGCTCGCTCCCGCCCCCTGCTCACCACCCTGGCGCTCACCCTCGCGCTGGCCGCCGCACCAGCCGCGCAGGCCATGCCGGTGGACCAGACCCTCGCCGGACCCGCCCTCGCCGGGCAACCGGCGGACACCGACCCCGCGTTCGCCGTGGCCCCCGCCGCCGGCCACGGCGACGCGGCCCTGGCCGCCGCGGCCGACGCGCTGACCGTCTGGGACGCCCACGACCTGCGCGGCAACATCACCCTGCCGACCGAGTCCGCGGGCGCCACCGTGTCCTGGCACTCCAACCGCCGCAACGTGATCACCGAGACCGGCGAGCTGACCCGCCCGCCGCACGGCGCGGCCCCGGCCACCGCCACCCTCACCGCCACCGTCCGCCTCGGCGGCCGCCAGGTGAAGCGCCGCTTCGACGTCACCGCCCGCCCGCTGCCCGCCAAGGCCACCTACGAGGGCTACCTGTTCGGCTACTTCACCGGCGAGGGCACCGCCACCGGCGAGCAGGTCTACCTCGCGGCCAGCCGCGGCAACGACGCGCTGCGCTGGGACGAGCTCAACCGCGGCAAGCCGGTGCTGACCTCCGACAAGGGCGACAAGGGCGTGCGGGACCCGTTCATCATCCGCTCGCCGGAGGGCGACAAGTTCTACCTGATCGCCACCGACCTGCGGATCCACGGCAACGGCAACTGGGACGCCGCGCAGCGCCACGGCAGCAAGCACATCGAGGTGTGGGAGTCCACCGACCTGGTGCACTGGTCCGCGCAGCGGCACGTGCGCGTCTCACCGGACACCGCGGGCAACACCTGGGCCCCCGAGGCCTACTACGACACCTCCATCGGCGCGTACGTGGTGTTCTGGGCGTCCAAGATCTACGCCGCCAATGACCCGCAGCACACCGGCAACACGCACAACCGGATGCTCTACGCCACCACCCGCGACTTCCGCACCTTCAGCCAGCCCAAGGTGTGGGTGGACCCCGGCTACTCGGTCATCGACTCCACCGTGATCAAGGACGGCAACACCTACTACCGCTTCACCAAGGACGAGCGGAACAACTCCTCCAGCACCCCGTGCAGCAAGTTCATCCTGGCGGAGAAGTCGGCGAACCTGCGCGCCACCAAGTACGACTTCCTCGCCGACTGCATCGGCAAGGGCGCGATCAGCCAGGGCGAGGGTCCGACGGTGTTCAAGTCCAACACCGAGCGCAAGTGGTACCTGTTCATCGACGAGTTCGGCGGACGCGGCTACATCCCGTTCGAGACAACGGATCTCGCCTCCGGCCGCTGGACCCCCTCCGCGAGCCACGCGCTGCCGCGCAGCCCCCGCCACGGCACCGTGCTGCCGATCACCAAGGCCGAGCTCGACCGCGTCCGCGCGGCTTTCCCCTGACCCCACAGGAGATCGCGTGTCCCGCTTGTTGCTCTGCGCCGCGCTCGCGGCGAGTCTGCTGGTGGCCCTGCCCGCTGCGGGCGCGGCCGCCGACACCGACTACACCCTGACCATCGACCCGGCGGGCAAGGGCCCGGCCATCGACGACTCCATGTACGGCGTCTTCTTCGAGGACATCAACCGCGCCGCCGACGGTGGCCTGTACGCCGAGCTGGTGCAGAACCGCTCCTTCGAGTACGACAGGGCCGACACCGCCGCCTACACCGGCCTGACCTCCTGGTCGCCCACCGGTGGCGTGGCCGAGGTGGCCGACGACGCCGGGCGGCTGAACGAGCGCAACCGCCGCTACCTCAAGCTCCGCCTGCCCGGTGGGGTGGTGAACTCCGGCTACAACACCGGGATCGCGGTGCGCGAGGGCCAGTCCTACGACTTCTCGGTCTGGGCGCGCACCGACGTCGCCGCCGGGACCCCGCTGTCGGTCGCGCTGACCGACCCGGCGGGCCAGGACCTGGCCGCACCGCTGCGGATCCACGTCCGCGGCGACGGCTGGACCAAGTACACCGGCAGCTTCCGCGCCCGCACCACCAGCAGCACCGGCCGGTTGCGGGTCACCGGCGGGGGAGCGGGCACGCTGCGGCTGGACATGGTGTCGCTGCTGCCCAGGGACACCTACAAGAACCACGGCCTGCGCCGCGACCTGGCCGAGAAGATCGCCGCGCTCAAACCGGGCTTCGTCCGCTTCCCGGGCGGCTGCCTGGTCAACACCGGCAGCCACTA from Crossiella sp. CA-258035 harbors:
- a CDS encoding acetoacetate decarboxylase family protein — translated: MQGFLYPRTPSGRAALVPPPPWHYSGDLLTVEYRTDPAKVAALLPPPLRPAPEDPGAVAVIWADWQSCSDGRAELLDPVRSQYKECFVVVRCEFEGRVYSRCVYIWVDKDFALARGLHQGYPKKLGSIHQTRPHPYGPAPRIEPGARFGATLAAADRRLAEAVVELVEPAARNGFVNAHPMAHHRWLPGIERGGPDALAQLISSGAASVETGHPWRGRAELRLFDAPTEELADLTVEEPLDAYFCQVGVTWDGGAVLAERVTAG
- a CDS encoding carboxylesterase family protein, which codes for MTTVSTTAGAVRGVLTSGVRPAVAPGLAALQDPAPSRLVPKAVPGFGEDCLTVNVWAPADAEGLPVLVWLHGGLFQLGSASAACYSGAHLARRGLVVVGVNYRLGALGYLRTTAGEGNFGLLDQLAALEWVRENITAFGGDPGQVTLAGQSAGA
- a CDS encoding SigE family RNA polymerase sigma factor → MPGWERDYAEYFTARAPALRRLAYAMCGDWHLAEDLVQATFIRLYRSWRRIRRETVDAYARRVLVNVFLSSTRGKGREHSVADPPERPAAPVRDSDTRLDLAAALAGLPPQQRAMVVLRYLEDLPIAEVARLLKVAQGTVKSQAARGVAALRARLGEAALAEMTEE
- a CDS encoding GNAT family N-acetyltransferase — its product is MPELQLLHTDHAPAVLAFELANRAYFAASVPDRGDDYFANFAERHQALLAEQEAGICRFHLLLAEDGEVLGRINLLDLADGSAELGFRIAEKAAGRGLATSAVNQICALAATDYGLTSLRARAAVHNAGSRAVLTKAGFTVTGEVVLSGCPGLRFERALGSV
- a CDS encoding TerC family protein, with product MLEISVFTWAVTISLVIALLAIDLILAAVRPHKVGFGEATTWSVVYILVAIGFGVWFAWQYGGQFGTEYFAGYIVEKSLSVDNLFVFVIIMTTFAVPEEHQHKVLTFGIVLALIMRAIFIALGATLLSLFSFMFLIFGLLLVFTAVQLFRHRNEDPDVENNIMVRTARRLFPTTDTYVGGRLFTKVDGKRLATPLFVVLLAIGSVDLLFALDSIPAVFGVTEQPYIVFTANAFALLGLRALYFLVKGLLDRLVYLSTGLALILAFIGVKLMLHWAHVDIDERVPEISTAVSLTVIIGVLVVVTVASLLKTRRDPTAKAHAGSLRAHREDSD
- the yjfF gene encoding galactofuranose ABC transporter, permease protein YjfF — protein: MLVTYTLFALVFGVGAVAYPGFASGQVLLNLLVDNAFLVVLAVGLTFVILTGGIDLSVGSVVALSTMVTATGLRAGWPVPVVVAAVLAIGSVLGLLMGLVIHHFDIQPFIVTLAGMFLARGLCFVISVESIPIKDPAFRAVATATLDLGGLNITYGVLVALLTAAVAAYVLHLTRFGRTVYAVGGSEASARLMGLSAGRVKVGVYVISGFCSALGGLLLSVYMLSGYSLHAVGMELDAIAAVVIGGTVLTGGAGYLAGSLAGVLVLGVIQTLISFQGTLSSWWTKIVIGLLLLAFVVVQRVLPGARRAPDAVTPAGRSAIAAR
- a CDS encoding ABC transporter permease, with product MKSRLWWPLLALGALLALNLVLAPAFFALRFQDGHLYGSLVDVLNNGAPTLLVALGMTLVIATRGVDLSVGAVAAIAGAVACTHLAGSADPGGAGTAVTAIALALGLCLVLGLWNGFLVAALGIQPIIATLVLMTAGRGLAMLLTEGQIVTVDNSAYRAVGAGHLVLPVSILISGAAVAAIALLTRRTALGLLIESVGVNPEASRLAGVRSRRIIWTCYVFAALCAGVAGLMISSNVSAADANNAGLWIEMDAILAVVIGGTSLAGGRYSLAGTVLGALIIQTLTTTIHTVGVAPEVTLVLKAIVVICVCLAQAPKARALLRRLAPARAETTKAATP
- a CDS encoding sugar ABC transporter ATP-binding protein — protein: MTESPTPAAEPVVDMRGISLSFPGVKALQEVDFRLFPGEVHALMGENGAGKSTLIKTLTGVHTADAGVVRLHGEVVEFATPGQAQQAGISTVYQEVNLCPNLTVAENILLGREPRRFGRIDGKAMRAKAAGLLARIGLDIDPASALHVHPIAVRQLVAITRAIAVDCRVLVLDEPTSSLDTEEVAELFRIIRVLRAEGVAILFVSHFLDQVYAIADRMTVLRNGCLVGEYRTAELDRRSLVGAMLGRELGTLAEIERAAHQERPAAPVLLRAEGLGRRGAIAPFDLEIRAGEIVGLAGLLGSGRTELARLLAGADRADSGRLLVEGRPLRARGPRGAIAAGIGFCSEDRKGEGLVADLSVRENLVLASQAARGWARPLPRRTQDELVAKYLAALDIRPANPEAPVGSLSGGNQQKVLLARWLVTKPRLLILDEPTRGIDIGAKAQIQQLVTDLAAEGMAVLFISAELEEVVRIADRVVVLRDRHKVAELDGASASVDEVVELIASGTVTERAVS
- a CDS encoding ABC transporter substrate-binding protein, producing the protein MLKKITTAASVVLLSALAACAGGQPPAGPGGAITMGFAQVGAESGWRTANTKSIQEAAKAAGIELKFSDAQQKQENQIKAIRSYIQQKVSVIAFSPVVETGWDTVLLEAKRANIPVILTDRAIDSEDTSLYRTFLGSDFVEEGRKAADWLLTNSQGPVNVVELQGTTGAAPAIDRKKGFEEKIAARPEVKVVASQTGDFTRSGGKQVMEAFLKSTPKIDVVYAHNDDMGLGAIEAIKAAGKTPGKDIRIITVDAVRDGMQALANGEINFIVECNPLLGKQLMELTKKVLAGEQVPPRVVTEEGTFTSEQAKAALPTRQY
- a CDS encoding glycoside hydrolase family 43 protein — protein: MPVTPARSRPLLTTLALTLALAAAPAAQAMPVDQTLAGPALAGQPADTDPAFAVAPAAGHGDAALAAAADALTVWDAHDLRGNITLPTESAGATVSWHSNRRNVITETGELTRPPHGAAPATATLTATVRLGGRQVKRRFDVTARPLPAKATYEGYLFGYFTGEGTATGEQVYLAASRGNDALRWDELNRGKPVLTSDKGDKGVRDPFIIRSPEGDKFYLIATDLRIHGNGNWDAAQRHGSKHIEVWESTDLVHWSAQRHVRVSPDTAGNTWAPEAYYDTSIGAYVVFWASKIYAANDPQHTGNTHNRMLYATTRDFRTFSQPKVWVDPGYSVIDSTVIKDGNTYYRFTKDERNNSSSTPCSKFILAEKSANLRATKYDFLADCIGKGAISQGEGPTVFKSNTERKWYLFIDEFGGRGYIPFETTDLASGRWTPSASHALPRSPRHGTVLPITKAELDRVRAAFP